One genomic segment of Erythrobacter sp. THAF29 includes these proteins:
- a CDS encoding TonB-dependent siderophore receptor — MKKILCLCGVAAAALMLDTPAAAQEAQVDEENIVYEDETGPLILQALKREILIVASRGNGVGVDAYTGSQIRFGKEEIEQRQVRDIAEILRDAPGVAVSKVAGQTQVRLRGSEANHVLVLVDGIEVSDPFAGEFDLGTLQVEPGSRVEVLRGPQSALYGADAIGGVIAYQTARGDELEGVSARIEGGTRGTLNGSARIGIGDYGANLAISGTVVSTDGAPNARGGTRDIGRDSYTISSRAEVQASGELRFRAVGRYILTQGDFNDQDFDPASPIFGLVIDSPGTRFENEATYGLVGATLAMMDDAWTHDISGQIADIRRDSFGPFGRTSGSDGDRLKASYVSAVYLNDGNRTQHITLGAEWEREQFRNDDPFGFASSERREIENVGLIGEYRFEGRSVDFSAAIRHDINDRFADATTFRIGAGYDLNDDTRLRASAGSGIKNPGFFELFGFFDGRFIGNEDLRPEKSTGWEIGIDQRLGNAARLSATYFDSTLEDEIFTTFPAPDFVATPANRTTDSSRRGVELSLDARLGAGFSLDAAYTYLDAEEDGIEEVRRPDHVASAALNWTAPTDAVSATLVVRHNGEAEDLAFTDPSFIPVRVTLDDYTLVNLYARVRLTDQIEAFGRVENLLDETYEQVFSFVSPGRSAVIGISASF, encoded by the coding sequence ATGAAGAAGATTTTGTGTTTGTGCGGCGTCGCAGCGGCGGCGCTGATGCTTGATACGCCTGCCGCGGCGCAAGAAGCGCAGGTGGACGAAGAGAACATCGTATACGAGGACGAAACAGGACCGCTGATCCTGCAAGCCCTTAAGCGAGAAATCCTTATCGTCGCTAGCCGGGGGAATGGCGTCGGCGTAGACGCATATACAGGATCGCAAATTCGGTTCGGCAAAGAGGAAATTGAGCAGCGTCAGGTGCGCGATATTGCCGAAATCCTGCGCGATGCGCCCGGCGTTGCCGTGAGCAAGGTCGCAGGCCAGACGCAGGTCCGGCTGCGCGGCAGCGAAGCGAACCACGTCCTCGTGCTGGTCGACGGGATCGAGGTTTCCGATCCCTTCGCCGGTGAATTCGACCTTGGAACGTTGCAGGTCGAACCCGGAAGCCGGGTCGAAGTTTTACGGGGGCCGCAATCGGCGCTCTATGGCGCTGACGCGATCGGCGGCGTGATTGCCTACCAGACTGCAAGGGGCGACGAGCTTGAAGGCGTTTCGGCCCGGATCGAAGGCGGGACGCGCGGCACGCTCAACGGCTCCGCTCGCATAGGCATCGGTGATTACGGCGCAAACCTCGCGATCAGCGGCACCGTGGTCAGCACCGATGGCGCGCCCAATGCGCGAGGCGGCACGCGCGATATCGGGCGCGACAGCTACACGATTTCCAGCAGAGCCGAGGTGCAGGCATCGGGCGAACTAAGGTTCCGCGCCGTCGGTCGGTACATCCTCACCCAGGGCGATTTCAACGATCAGGATTTCGACCCAGCCAGCCCGATCTTCGGGCTTGTCATCGATTCTCCGGGAACACGGTTCGAGAATGAAGCGACTTACGGCCTTGTCGGCGCGACATTGGCGATGATGGACGACGCCTGGACGCACGATATTTCGGGGCAGATCGCCGACATTCGCCGAGATAGCTTCGGCCCCTTTGGCCGTACCAGCGGCAGCGATGGCGACCGCTTGAAGGCGTCGTATGTCAGCGCGGTTTACCTCAACGACGGCAACCGCACGCAGCACATCACTCTTGGCGCGGAATGGGAGCGCGAGCAGTTCCGTAATGACGATCCGTTCGGTTTTGCCTCCAGCGAACGGCGAGAAATCGAGAATGTCGGCCTGATCGGCGAATATCGGTTCGAAGGACGCTCGGTCGATTTCTCGGCAGCGATCCGCCATGACATCAACGACCGTTTCGCCGATGCAACCACATTTCGGATCGGTGCAGGTTACGATCTGAACGACGACACTCGCCTGCGCGCAAGCGCCGGGTCGGGGATCAAGAATCCCGGCTTTTTCGAGCTTTTCGGCTTTTTTGACGGTCGGTTCATAGGAAATGAGGACCTCAGGCCCGAAAAATCGACCGGGTGGGAAATCGGGATCGACCAACGGCTCGGCAACGCCGCCCGCTTGTCCGCGACCTATTTCGATAGCACCCTCGAAGACGAGATTTTCACGACCTTTCCTGCACCGGATTTCGTCGCAACCCCTGCAAACCGTACCACCGACAGCAGCAGGCGCGGGGTCGAGCTGTCGCTCGATGCGCGTCTCGGGGCGGGCTTCTCTCTGGACGCAGCCTATACCTATCTCGACGCCGAGGAAGACGGGATCGAGGAAGTCCGCCGGCCCGATCACGTCGCCAGCGCCGCGCTCAATTGGACAGCGCCCACGGATGCGGTCTCGGCCACACTCGTCGTGCGCCACAATGGCGAGGCCGAGGATCTCGCCTTCACCGATCCGAGCTTCATCCCGGTGCGCGTGACGCTCGACGATTACACGCTCGTCAATCTCTACGCGCGGGTGAGGCTCACCGACCAGATCGAGGCGTTCGGACGGGTCGAAAACCTGCTCGACGAGACTTACGAGCAGGTCTTCAGTTTCGTTTCGCCGGGCAGAAGCGCAGTGATCGGCATCAGCGCGAGCTTCTAA
- the proB gene encoding glutamate 5-kinase, with amino-acid sequence MSLSAISDIVNARRLVVKIGSALLVERGEANFARLTSLAADIAKLRERGAQVIVVSSGAIALGAARLGLPKGGRASLADAQAAASVGQVKLAQVWAEALGAHDLQAAQMLVTLGDLEDRRRYLNAAATLERLLDAGAVPVVNENDSVATEEIRFGDNDRLAARVAQAAGADAVLLLSDVDGLYDRAPGADGATLIERVEGVTPELIAMADEGSSSGLGSGGMTAKLQAARIAERAGIMLAIVNGTRPSPISSAIADNRGTVFLPVRSDSARKAWLGGRLAPEGVLTVDEGCVKALGEGASLLAAGLVDVEGEFQRGALVSLHGPRGERLGQGLVEYSAQECRAILGLKEAEQEAKLGYAPRAAVVHRDHMVQG; translated from the coding sequence ATGAGCCTTTCCGCCATCAGCGATATCGTCAATGCCCGGCGGCTGGTCGTGAAGATCGGCAGCGCGCTGCTGGTCGAGCGGGGCGAGGCCAATTTTGCGCGGCTCACCTCGCTGGCCGCGGATATCGCGAAATTGCGCGAGCGCGGCGCGCAGGTTATCGTCGTCAGCTCGGGGGCGATTGCGCTCGGCGCGGCGCGGCTCGGTCTGCCCAAGGGCGGTCGCGCGAGCCTTGCCGATGCACAGGCAGCCGCCTCGGTCGGCCAGGTCAAGCTCGCACAGGTCTGGGCCGAAGCGCTTGGCGCACACGACCTGCAGGCCGCGCAAATGCTCGTCACCCTCGGCGATCTCGAGGACCGCAGGCGCTATCTCAACGCCGCCGCGACATTGGAACGCCTGCTCGATGCGGGGGCGGTGCCGGTGGTGAACGAGAATGACAGCGTCGCGACCGAGGAAATCCGCTTCGGAGACAATGACCGGCTGGCTGCGCGCGTCGCGCAGGCCGCGGGCGCCGATGCGGTGCTGCTGCTGTCCGATGTCGATGGCCTTTATGACCGCGCGCCGGGAGCAGATGGTGCGACGCTCATCGAACGGGTCGAAGGGGTGACGCCCGAACTGATCGCGATGGCGGACGAGGGATCGTCCTCCGGCCTCGGATCGGGCGGGATGACCGCCAAGCTGCAAGCGGCGCGGATCGCCGAGCGCGCCGGGATCATGCTCGCGATCGTCAACGGCACGCGGCCTTCGCCCATTTCCAGCGCCATTGCCGACAATCGCGGCACGGTGTTTCTGCCGGTGCGATCGGACAGCGCGCGCAAAGCATGGCTCGGTGGAAGGCTTGCTCCCGAAGGCGTGCTGACCGTCGATGAGGGTTGCGTCAAGGCGCTGGGCGAGGGCGCGAGCCTGCTTGCCGCGGGACTTGTCGATGTCGAGGGCGAATTCCAGCGCGGCGCGCTTGTCAGCCTTCACGGCCCCAGGGGCGAAAGACTGGGGCAAGGCCTCGTCGAATACAGCGCGCAGGAATGCCGCGCGATCCTGGGCCTGAAAGAGGCCGAGCAGGAGGCGAAACTCGGCTACGCTCCCCGCGCGGCCGTCGTCCACCGCGATCACATGGTGCAGGGATAG
- a CDS encoding YbjN domain-containing protein gives MRPREHDYSAEDDAAPVDMLAALFEARGWECEIVSDDEMVGEVQGSWAKYQLRAIWRSQDNVLQFLCLPDIRVQKEKKQQAYELLSLVNEQMWLGHFDIWSNGDVLLYRHGALLGDDGMLSLIQAQALVENAIDECDRFYPAFQFVLWGDKAPRAALEAAMVDAAGEA, from the coding sequence ATGAGACCGCGCGAACACGATTACTCGGCAGAGGACGACGCCGCTCCGGTCGATATGCTCGCTGCATTGTTCGAGGCTCGCGGCTGGGAGTGCGAGATCGTCTCCGACGACGAGATGGTCGGTGAAGTGCAGGGCAGCTGGGCGAAGTACCAGCTTCGCGCGATCTGGCGCTCGCAAGACAACGTCCTGCAATTCCTTTGTCTTCCCGATATCCGCGTGCAGAAAGAAAAGAAGCAGCAGGCGTACGAACTGCTCAGTCTCGTCAACGAACAGATGTGGCTCGGCCATTTCGACATCTGGTCGAACGGAGATGTGCTGCTTTACCGCCACGGTGCACTGCTTGGCGACGATGGCATGCTGAGCCTGATCCAGGCTCAGGCTCTGGTTGAAAACGCGATCGACGAATGCGACCGGTTCTATCCCGCATTCCAGTTCGTGCTGTGGGGCGATAAGGCTCCGCGCGCGGCATTGGAAGCCGCAATGGTTGACGCGGCGGGCGAAGCTTAG
- a CDS encoding NAD(P)-dependent oxidoreductase, with protein MKLAITGATGFVGSSTLDAALQKGHSVRALARSPQPPRDRVEWVRGTLEDTAALRSLAEGTDAVIHIAGLTNTPDPDRFEAANVTGTANVIEAMKSSGVERLVFVSSLSAREPSLSQYGASKARAEALVEASGLDWTIVRPPAVYGPHDTDMFELFRAAKLGLVPVPPGGKTSIIHVEDLARLLVALAEPNPATRHQIYEPWDDNAFGYEHSELAKMIAEAVGNSFAITARLPAPVMQLAAKADRAIRGPKAKLTADRVGYMLHPDWVCDMKKAPPISVWQAVWSGEEGLKHTADWYKEQGWL; from the coding sequence ATGAAACTGGCGATTACAGGCGCAACCGGGTTTGTCGGCAGCAGCACGCTCGACGCGGCGTTGCAGAAGGGCCATTCGGTTCGGGCGCTGGCCCGCAGCCCGCAGCCGCCGCGCGACCGGGTCGAATGGGTCCGCGGCACACTCGAAGACACGGCCGCGCTTCGCTCGCTGGCCGAGGGAACCGATGCGGTCATCCACATTGCCGGCCTCACCAACACGCCCGATCCGGACCGTTTCGAGGCGGCCAACGTTACCGGCACGGCCAATGTGATCGAGGCGATGAAATCCTCGGGCGTTGAGCGGTTGGTGTTCGTGTCCTCGCTTTCCGCGCGCGAACCCTCGCTTTCGCAATATGGCGCGTCCAAGGCACGGGCCGAGGCGCTTGTCGAGGCATCGGGCCTCGACTGGACGATCGTGCGTCCGCCTGCGGTCTATGGCCCGCACGATACCGACATGTTCGAGCTGTTCCGCGCGGCAAAGCTCGGTCTCGTCCCCGTGCCGCCCGGCGGCAAGACCTCGATCATCCATGTCGAGGACCTCGCCCGGTTGCTCGTCGCCCTGGCCGAGCCGAACCCTGCGACGCGTCACCAGATTTACGAGCCGTGGGACGATAACGCATTCGGCTACGAGCATTCGGAACTTGCGAAAATGATCGCCGAGGCGGTCGGCAACAGTTTTGCGATCACGGCAAGGCTGCCTGCGCCGGTGATGCAGCTCGCCGCGAAGGCCGACCGGGCGATCCGCGGCCCCAAGGCCAAGCTGACCGCCGACCGCGTGGGTTACATGCTCCACCCCGACTGGGTCTGCGACATGAAGAAGGCGCCGCCTATCTCGGTTTGGCAGGCGGTTTGGTCGGGCGAAGAGGGCCTGAAGCACACGGCCGATTGGTACAAGGAACAGGGCTGGCTTTAG
- a CDS encoding Bax inhibitor-1/YccA family protein — translation MADWNDNQRTGQAFGSVPRAGGDVAGVTYDEGLRKHMLSIYNYMASGVLLTGIVALLFVNSPFFNMAFQVVQTPAGVGLQATGLGWLIKLSPLAVMLFWWFGASRASQTALQIGFWTFAVLFGLSLSTIFVIYTGESVAAAFFSTAAAFAGLSLWGYTTKRDISGWGSFLVMGVIGLIVAILLNAFLFQSGAMGLVISVLGVLIFAGLTAYDTQRLKNEYQYVRGTEMAGRAVIFGALNLYLDFINMFIFILQLLGNRE, via the coding sequence ATGGCTGATTGGAATGACAACCAGCGTACCGGCCAGGCGTTCGGCTCGGTGCCGCGCGCCGGCGGCGATGTCGCGGGCGTCACCTATGACGAGGGCCTGCGCAAGCACATGCTCTCGATCTACAATTACATGGCGTCGGGCGTGCTGCTGACGGGTATCGTTGCGCTGCTGTTCGTCAATTCGCCGTTCTTCAACATGGCCTTCCAGGTTGTACAGACCCCTGCGGGTGTTGGCCTGCAGGCGACCGGCCTCGGTTGGCTGATCAAGCTTTCTCCGCTCGCGGTGATGCTGTTCTGGTGGTTCGGCGCAAGCCGCGCGAGCCAGACCGCACTGCAAATCGGCTTCTGGACGTTCGCAGTGCTGTTCGGCCTGTCGCTCTCGACGATCTTCGTGATCTACACAGGCGAATCCGTCGCCGCCGCGTTCTTCTCAACCGCCGCTGCTTTCGCCGGGCTTTCGCTGTGGGGCTACACCACAAAGCGGGACATATCTGGCTGGGGCAGCTTCCTCGTGATGGGCGTGATCGGCCTGATCGTGGCGATCCTGCTCAACGCCTTCCTGTTCCAGTCGGGCGCCATGGGCCTCGTCATCAGCGTGCTCGGCGTGCTGATCTTTGCGGGTCTTACCGCCTATGACACCCAGCGTCTGAAGAACGAGTACCAGTATGTTCGCGGAACCGAGATGGCTGGCCGCGCGGTGATTTTCGGCGCGCTCAATCTTTATCTCGATTTCATCAACATGTTCATCTTCATCCTGCAATTGCTCGGCAACCGCGAGTGA
- a CDS encoding SPOR domain-containing protein, producing MTAQNATSREVVQPLPSKETQRLNRALLRLAKRPKNVAALIEAGEAATEVGDLDAAIGFYGKADEIAPNDWRVKLGMARVFLRSGRPTDALPLFAAAQSAGADANDVLSDRALALDLVGDSENAQTAYKRAIALNSSDDEAKRRLALSYAISGNRDGFEETLRPMIDRRDFASFRARAFGLAIMGEQDRAAAIVDAVMPRDLAGRINPYLAYMPRLTKAQQAAAANLGIFPKAADIGREDPRIAAYSSGASSAESSVRTAGSRLEPAGPPLGRRTTPAPEPSFDLAQAGASAPSTPSESVADAFADLGDAELAGKSGNAVDLAAIEIPREAAPAPEPARPQHPARIWVQLATGRDMGALKFDWRRFARQAPELLGDFRPHVTPWGQANRLLAGPVTSRAEARELINALKAKGIDTFRFSSPEGVEIKELK from the coding sequence GTGACCGCACAAAACGCGACGTCACGCGAAGTGGTGCAGCCATTGCCTTCCAAGGAAACGCAGCGGCTGAACCGCGCGCTGCTGCGACTGGCGAAGCGGCCCAAGAATGTCGCCGCGTTGATCGAAGCCGGGGAAGCGGCAACCGAAGTCGGTGATCTAGACGCGGCGATTGGATTTTACGGCAAAGCCGATGAAATCGCTCCCAACGATTGGCGCGTCAAGCTCGGTATGGCGCGGGTATTTCTGCGGTCGGGCAGGCCGACCGATGCCCTGCCACTCTTTGCAGCTGCCCAAAGCGCAGGTGCCGACGCAAACGACGTGTTGAGCGACCGCGCGCTTGCCCTCGACCTCGTAGGCGATTCCGAAAACGCACAAACCGCCTACAAGCGCGCGATTGCCCTCAACAGCAGTGACGATGAAGCCAAGCGTCGGCTGGCATTGAGCTACGCAATTTCGGGCAATCGTGACGGGTTCGAGGAAACGCTTCGGCCGATGATCGACAGGCGCGACTTCGCGTCTTTCCGGGCGCGGGCGTTCGGCCTAGCCATCATGGGAGAGCAGGATCGCGCGGCAGCGATCGTCGATGCGGTGATGCCGCGAGACCTTGCCGGGCGCATCAATCCCTATCTCGCCTATATGCCCCGGCTCACGAAAGCCCAGCAGGCTGCGGCAGCCAATCTCGGCATCTTCCCAAAGGCCGCCGACATCGGCCGCGAGGACCCGCGTATTGCCGCCTATTCGAGTGGAGCAAGTTCGGCCGAAAGCAGCGTGCGCACGGCGGGAAGCAGGCTTGAGCCCGCTGGTCCGCCGCTCGGCCGCCGCACCACTCCGGCGCCAGAGCCCAGTTTCGATCTGGCTCAGGCGGGTGCGTCTGCCCCTTCGACCCCGAGCGAAAGTGTCGCCGATGCATTTGCGGATTTGGGCGATGCCGAACTGGCGGGCAAGAGCGGGAATGCGGTCGATCTCGCCGCGATCGAGATCCCCCGCGAGGCTGCCCCTGCACCCGAACCGGCAAGACCGCAGCATCCTGCGCGCATCTGGGTGCAGCTTGCAACGGGCCGCGATATGGGCGCGCTCAAGTTCGACTGGCGGCGTTTCGCGCGTCAGGCACCCGAGTTGCTCGGCGACTTCAGGCCGCATGTAACGCCTTGGGGACAGGCCAATCGCCTGTTGGCAGGACCGGTTACAAGCCGCGCCGAAGCGCGCGAGCTCATCAATGCGCTGAAGGCCAAAGGCATCGATACATTCCGTTTTTCAAGCCCTGAAGGCGTTGAAATCAAAGAATTAAAGTAG
- a CDS encoding pyrroline-5-carboxylate reductase, translated as MSEIKKLLIIGCGNMGGAMLAGWLGAGIEPARFAVLDPALDTAPDGVSLFRSLDEVPCDHDAVMLGFKPQQLGDLAPGLQSLTGEGVIIYSLLAGLTIAQLKTALPDAMAHVRVMPNLAARVNKSPIILLENGLSDAWRDATFNLFDALGTAVWLEDETKFNLVTALAGSGPGFVYRFIDALAGAAVELGLDREQAEALALATVDGASTLAANETASPGELADRVASPGGMTREGLNVLDTDSALHKLLVECLRVTADKGAELSAKNN; from the coding sequence ATGTCCGAAATCAAGAAACTACTCATCATCGGCTGCGGGAATATGGGCGGCGCAATGCTGGCCGGTTGGCTGGGGGCGGGAATCGAGCCTGCGCGTTTCGCGGTTCTAGACCCCGCTCTCGATACGGCGCCGGACGGAGTGTCGCTTTTTCGTTCACTGGACGAAGTTCCCTGTGACCATGACGCGGTGATGCTTGGCTTCAAACCGCAGCAACTGGGCGATCTCGCGCCGGGATTGCAATCGCTTACGGGCGAGGGCGTGATCATCTATTCGCTTCTCGCCGGGTTGACGATCGCGCAATTGAAAACCGCATTACCGGACGCAATGGCCCATGTGCGTGTGATGCCCAATCTCGCTGCACGGGTGAATAAGTCGCCGATTATCCTTTTGGAGAACGGCCTCAGCGATGCTTGGCGCGATGCTACGTTCAACCTGTTCGATGCGTTAGGCACCGCGGTGTGGCTTGAGGACGAAACGAAGTTCAACCTTGTGACAGCACTTGCAGGATCAGGGCCGGGCTTCGTCTATCGGTTCATCGATGCGCTTGCGGGGGCTGCGGTCGAACTCGGGCTGGATCGCGAGCAGGCCGAAGCGCTTGCACTTGCCACTGTCGATGGCGCATCAACCCTCGCGGCAAACGAAACCGCATCGCCGGGCGAACTGGCAGACAGGGTCGCCAGCCCCGGCGGAATGACACGCGAAGGGCTCAATGTGCTCGATACTGACAGCGCGCTGCACAAGCTGTTGGTCGAATGCCTGCGTGTGACCGCAGACAAGGGTGCTGAGCTTTCCGCGAAAAACAATTGA
- the ftsZ gene encoding cell division protein FtsZ, with amino-acid sequence MSINIGPAATDDMRPRITVIGIGGAGGNAIANMIASEIEGVDFLVANTDAQALSSSPAEKRIQLGPDITGGLGAGARPEVGKAAAEETVKEIEDALEGVNMVFIAAGMGGGTGTGAAPVIAEAARRKGVLTVGVVTKPFLFEGTRRMRAAEAGIAELQDHVDTLIVIPNQNLFLVAKAETTFKEAFELADEVLQQGVRSITDLMVMPGLINLDFADVRSVMSEMGKAMMGTGEGEGENRALEAAEQAIANPLLDGVSMQGAKGVIISIIGGEDMKLLEVDEAANHIRELVDEDANIIWGSAFNPDLEGKIRVSVVATGIEQGVVGQSERSAPVSLSSSRAPKRPVLELGGEDASAAAGADVENEPLDLTTPEPEPEPAPEPANEAEPFDLTGMQAGDEMGESEEDDDVDGIVDPLAGLRDAEEDTFELGQAEEAGLEEPADDSTFGVATEDGFAANSEEEPLDLTGEVAEDDGSGDNGDVFADADRLAEEDKPVGGGRRQTILGSGSEGGEGGGGSAPAESGGGSSGGGSTLFERMANLSRSGSDDNEDDDDDDDAPALSIPRFLGRQNNQ; translated from the coding sequence ATGAGCATCAATATCGGACCGGCAGCCACCGACGACATGCGCCCCCGCATCACCGTGATCGGGATCGGCGGTGCTGGCGGAAACGCGATTGCCAACATGATCGCATCGGAGATCGAGGGCGTCGACTTTCTCGTAGCCAATACCGATGCGCAGGCCTTGAGCAGCAGTCCGGCGGAAAAGCGGATTCAGCTTGGCCCCGACATTACTGGCGGGCTGGGTGCAGGTGCACGGCCCGAGGTCGGTAAGGCGGCGGCCGAGGAAACGGTCAAAGAGATCGAGGACGCGCTGGAAGGCGTGAACATGGTCTTCATCGCCGCGGGCATGGGCGGCGGAACCGGTACCGGTGCGGCTCCGGTGATCGCGGAGGCTGCGCGCCGCAAAGGCGTGCTGACAGTCGGCGTCGTGACCAAGCCGTTCCTGTTCGAAGGGACGCGCCGAATGCGCGCTGCCGAGGCCGGGATCGCCGAGTTGCAGGATCACGTCGACACGCTGATTGTCATTCCGAACCAGAACCTGTTCCTCGTCGCCAAGGCCGAGACGACTTTCAAGGAAGCGTTCGAGCTGGCAGACGAAGTGCTGCAGCAGGGCGTGCGCTCGATCACCGACCTGATGGTCATGCCGGGCCTCATCAACCTCGACTTTGCCGATGTTCGCTCTGTGATGAGCGAAATGGGCAAGGCAATGATGGGCACGGGTGAGGGCGAGGGCGAAAACCGCGCGCTCGAAGCGGCCGAGCAGGCAATCGCAAACCCGCTGCTCGATGGCGTGTCGATGCAGGGCGCAAAGGGCGTGATCATCTCGATCATCGGCGGCGAAGACATGAAGCTGCTCGAAGTCGATGAAGCTGCGAACCATATTCGCGAACTCGTCGACGAGGATGCGAACATCATCTGGGGCAGCGCATTCAATCCCGATCTCGAAGGCAAAATCCGCGTCAGCGTGGTCGCCACGGGTATCGAACAGGGCGTTGTCGGCCAGTCCGAACGCTCCGCACCGGTTTCGCTCTCTAGCTCGCGTGCGCCCAAGCGGCCGGTACTCGAACTGGGTGGAGAGGACGCGAGCGCCGCAGCTGGCGCCGATGTCGAGAACGAACCTCTCGATCTCACTACGCCCGAGCCTGAACCGGAACCCGCTCCCGAACCCGCCAACGAAGCTGAGCCGTTCGATCTGACCGGCATGCAGGCAGGTGACGAGATGGGCGAGAGTGAGGAAGACGACGACGTCGATGGAATCGTTGATCCGCTCGCCGGTCTACGCGATGCCGAAGAGGACACTTTCGAGCTCGGGCAAGCCGAAGAAGCAGGGCTCGAAGAACCTGCCGATGACAGCACCTTTGGCGTCGCAACGGAGGATGGCTTTGCGGCGAACAGCGAAGAAGAGCCACTCGACCTCACCGGCGAAGTCGCGGAAGACGATGGCTCTGGCGACAATGGCGATGTGTTCGCGGATGCCGATCGCCTTGCCGAAGAGGACAAGCCTGTCGGTGGTGGACGTCGCCAGACGATCCTCGGCAGCGGATCCGAGGGTGGTGAAGGCGGGGGCGGTAGCGCACCTGCAGAATCGGGCGGCGGATCCTCCGGTGGGGGCAGCACCCTTTTCGAACGCATGGCAAATCTGTCTCGATCGGGATCGGACGACAACGAGGATGACGACGACGATGATGATGCGCCCGCGCTCAGCATCCCGCGCTTCCTCGGACGGCAGAACAACCAGTAG
- the obgE gene encoding Obg family GTPase CgtA, which produces MHFLDQAKIYLKSGAGGPGAVSFRREKYIEYGGPDGGDGGKGGDIVFEAVQGLNTLIDFRYAQHFKAKRGNHGQGKDRTGAGAPDLVIKVPVGTQVLSEDKEEVLADFTEVGQRVVMLRGGQGGRGNASYKSATNRAPRQHQPGEPGEEMWVWLRLKLLADVGLVGLPNAGKSTFINAVTNARAKVGHYAFTTLVPKLGVVHHKGREFVLADIPGLIEGAAEGAGIGDRFLGHIERCRVLIHLIDISGEDPAEAMRIVQEELAAYGAGLEDKPQLIALNKMDLADEELGEAFAEELRKGGADRVFTVSGATGEGIEELMDAVLGYLPDRTSTETNAGEVEHADENGEGAGGEWSPI; this is translated from the coding sequence ATGCATTTCCTCGACCAAGCCAAGATCTATCTGAAATCGGGTGCCGGCGGGCCGGGAGCGGTCAGCTTTCGGCGCGAGAAGTATATCGAGTATGGCGGACCCGACGGCGGCGATGGCGGCAAGGGCGGCGATATCGTGTTCGAAGCGGTGCAGGGCCTCAACACCCTCATCGACTTCCGCTATGCGCAGCACTTCAAGGCCAAGCGCGGCAATCACGGGCAGGGCAAGGATCGCACCGGCGCAGGCGCGCCCGATCTCGTCATCAAGGTTCCGGTCGGCACGCAGGTCCTGTCCGAAGACAAGGAAGAGGTTCTCGCGGATTTTACCGAGGTCGGGCAGCGCGTAGTCATGCTCAGGGGCGGACAGGGCGGACGCGGCAATGCCTCCTACAAAAGCGCGACCAACCGCGCGCCTCGCCAGCACCAGCCGGGTGAACCGGGCGAGGAGATGTGGGTGTGGCTGCGGCTCAAGCTGCTGGCCGATGTGGGGCTGGTCGGATTGCCGAATGCGGGCAAATCGACCTTCATCAATGCGGTGACCAATGCCCGCGCAAAGGTCGGCCACTATGCCTTTACCACGCTCGTCCCCAAGCTCGGCGTCGTCCACCACAAGGGGCGCGAATTCGTGCTGGCCGATATTCCCGGCCTGATCGAGGGGGCGGCCGAAGGGGCGGGAATCGGCGACCGGTTCCTCGGTCATATCGAGCGGTGCCGGGTGCTCATCCACCTGATCGACATATCGGGCGAAGATCCTGCCGAGGCAATGCGGATCGTGCAGGAAGAACTCGCCGCCTACGGGGCGGGGCTGGAGGACAAGCCGCAACTGATCGCGCTCAACAAGATGGACCTTGCCGACGAGGAACTGGGCGAGGCGTTTGCCGAGGAACTGCGCAAGGGCGGTGCTGACAGGGTCTTCACCGTTTCGGGTGCGACCGGCGAGGGTATCGAGGAGCTCATGGATGCGGTTCTCGGATACCTGCCCGACCGCACATCGACCGAAACCAATGCCGGTGAGGTCGAGCACGCGGACGAGAACGGCGAAGGTGCAGGGGGCGAGTGGTCGCCGATCTGA